Proteins co-encoded in one Chryseobacterium foetidum genomic window:
- a CDS encoding IS1182 family transposase, which yields MNFKHYNQNQLVLFPYSFEDLIPENHPVRIVNDILEKVNIDPLLKAYSKEGNPSYHPVMMLKVMVFAYMNNIYSSRKIEKALRENINFMWLSNMSIVDHNTVNRFRAHKLEAAFKNIFSQVVLLLAEEGLVSLKQVFVDGTKIEAQAGRYTFVWANSIKTNKEKMLRQLEELWKYAQSVAKEEDKDPEPPEFKEISKEKIRQTAENINAKLKGSGGKTDSDKKAKAKLNYIKNNFEKNLDKYEAQEAILAERNSYSKTDEDATFMRMKDDHMMNGQLKPAYNAQISTENQIIVNYTIHQQTNDINTLERHLENFEKLFGKKRMEELEELTADAGYGSEQNYELLEQNNITPFVKYNTFDKEQNAHYQAKHKTFSKENLHYNGEGDFYICPMGQKMEKTHESTRKTKTGYPQKLSHYQAKNCYGCPIRGVCHSSKENRSIERNHHLEDYKEKIRKLLNSEKGIKKRKQRSVEVEPVFAHLKHCNNFKRFTLKGLKKVELEFGLHALAHNLRKKVA from the coding sequence ATGAATTTTAAGCATTATAATCAAAATCAGTTAGTGCTGTTTCCTTATAGTTTTGAGGATTTGATTCCCGAAAATCATCCTGTTCGGATCGTTAATGATATTTTGGAGAAGGTAAACATTGACCCGCTCCTGAAAGCTTACAGTAAAGAAGGAAATCCCAGTTATCACCCTGTGATGATGCTCAAGGTGATGGTTTTTGCGTATATGAACAATATTTATTCATCGCGGAAAATCGAAAAAGCGCTTCGTGAAAACATCAACTTCATGTGGCTCTCCAACATGAGTATTGTAGATCACAATACCGTGAACCGTTTTCGTGCCCATAAACTTGAAGCCGCCTTCAAAAATATTTTCTCCCAGGTGGTTTTGCTTTTGGCAGAAGAAGGTTTGGTGAGCCTGAAACAGGTGTTTGTAGACGGAACCAAAATTGAAGCACAGGCGGGTCGCTACACTTTTGTCTGGGCAAATTCCATCAAAACCAACAAAGAAAAAATGCTTCGTCAACTGGAAGAGCTCTGGAAATACGCTCAAAGTGTGGCAAAGGAAGAAGATAAAGACCCTGAACCGCCGGAGTTCAAAGAGATCAGCAAAGAAAAAATCCGGCAAACGGCAGAAAATATCAATGCCAAATTAAAAGGCAGCGGGGGTAAAACCGATTCCGACAAAAAAGCCAAAGCCAAACTGAATTACATTAAAAACAATTTTGAGAAAAACCTCGATAAATACGAAGCTCAGGAAGCTATTTTAGCAGAGCGGAATTCCTACAGCAAGACCGATGAAGATGCTACTTTCATGAGAATGAAGGACGATCACATGATGAATGGACAGCTCAAACCGGCTTATAATGCACAGATTTCCACAGAGAATCAAATCATCGTCAATTATACCATCCATCAGCAAACCAATGATATCAATACTTTGGAGCGTCATTTGGAAAATTTTGAGAAATTGTTTGGTAAAAAAAGAATGGAAGAGTTGGAAGAACTCACTGCCGATGCGGGGTACGGAAGCGAGCAGAACTACGAATTATTGGAACAGAACAATATTACACCATTTGTAAAATACAATACTTTCGACAAAGAGCAGAATGCCCATTATCAGGCGAAACACAAGACTTTCAGCAAAGAAAATCTGCATTACAACGGGGAAGGCGATTTTTATATCTGTCCGATGGGACAAAAGATGGAAAAAACGCACGAAAGCACGCGCAAAACCAAGACCGGTTATCCTCAAAAGCTCTCCCATTATCAGGCTAAAAACTGCTATGGATGCCCAATTAGAGGCGTTTGCCACAGTTCCAAAGAAAACCGAAGCATCGAACGGAACCATCATTTGGAAGATTACAAAGAGAAAATACGAAAGCTTTTAAACAGTGAAAAAGGCATTAAAAAAAGAAAACAACGCTCGGTTGAAGTAGAACCTGTGTTTGCACATCTCAAACATTGCAATAATTTTAAGCGGTTTACCCTCAAAGGTCTGAAAAAAGTAGAATTGGAGTTCGGTTTACACGCTTTAGCACACAATCTAAGAAAGAAAGTTGCCTAA
- a CDS encoding DUF6520 family protein, translated as MKKILFPVVLIVLGTGSAFATMMAKENKKAIVKGYRIVDVGGGQFECQNTLQDCSNIAIGAFCQWTADPNVELHNAGASETMCGDNLYELP; from the coding sequence ATGAAAAAAATTCTTTTTCCTGTAGTCCTGATTGTATTGGGAACAGGGTCAGCATTTGCCACAATGATGGCAAAAGAGAACAAAAAAGCCATTGTAAAAGGCTACAGAATTGTAGATGTCGGAGGCGGACAGTTTGAGTGTCAGAACACTTTACAGGACTGCAGCAACATTGCAATAGGCGCATTCTGCCAATGGACAGCAGATCCTAATGTTGAATTGCACAATGCCGGTGCATCTGAAACTATGTGTGGTGATAATCTTTATGAGTTACCATAA
- a CDS encoding MauE/DoxX family redox-associated membrane protein codes for MLNIKIIKKYIPETVSYFFILLFCYAAISKAMDFENFQVQIGQSPLLSAYAGWVSYTVIIIEIVVVIFLSLSGLRQSGLYFSTALMTAFTVYIFLILNYSDFVPCSCGGILENLGWTEHLIFNLFCVVLGGISVLINAKTFKPTFKRSVAYLIISNIAAVLIVTTLFQKSEYIIKQDNNFTRRFLMHPLIKINARDMEASSLYFAGVSNGNIFMGDHNHPQHLISVDSSLTEINRFKIKLDLKKHTFKKIEIKVSNGYYYICDGTVPIIIKGKPGDKENYAISTDDVFFNQLEIISDSQFTFRTQSAKTKNLMLGQLTITKSGKNKVKLFPQLLERQADGVFDSDGHLSADQKKGVVSYIYSYRNQFLIMDSAMRLKNKMRTIDTIQKAQIKTRALSDGRNKMEKPPLKVNGQATPFMGLMFNPSELRGKNESKKRWKNNKVIDIYRTDQQEYIGSLYIEKFKEETLSDFLVTEKYFYALVGHQLIRYRITNSLQKHFKNGEAENRNQE; via the coding sequence ATGCTTAATATTAAAATAATAAAAAAATATATTCCTGAGACTGTCAGCTACTTTTTCATCCTTTTATTTTGCTATGCAGCTATAAGCAAAGCCATGGATTTTGAAAATTTCCAGGTTCAGATTGGTCAGTCGCCCTTACTCAGCGCTTATGCGGGATGGGTTTCATACACGGTGATTATAATTGAAATTGTCGTGGTCATCTTTCTAAGTCTAAGTGGATTGAGACAGTCGGGACTATATTTTTCCACTGCTTTAATGACAGCATTTACTGTCTACATCTTTCTTATACTGAATTACAGTGACTTTGTACCCTGTTCATGCGGTGGCATTTTAGAGAATCTTGGGTGGACTGAACATTTGATATTTAATTTATTTTGTGTTGTGTTAGGCGGAATCTCAGTATTGATCAATGCAAAAACTTTTAAACCGACCTTTAAAAGATCAGTTGCTTACCTGATCATATCCAATATTGCAGCGGTCCTTATAGTGACTACCCTATTCCAAAAATCCGAGTACATCATTAAACAGGATAATAATTTCACCAGAAGATTCCTGATGCATCCGTTGATTAAGATCAATGCAAGAGACATGGAAGCATCAAGTCTGTATTTCGCCGGTGTCAGTAATGGGAATATATTTATGGGGGATCATAATCATCCGCAGCACCTGATTTCTGTGGACAGTTCTCTAACCGAAATAAACCGTTTCAAAATCAAACTGGATTTGAAAAAACACACCTTCAAAAAGATTGAAATCAAAGTTAGTAACGGATATTATTACATCTGTGACGGAACTGTCCCCATCATTATTAAAGGAAAACCGGGAGACAAGGAAAATTATGCAATCAGTACTGATGATGTATTCTTTAATCAACTTGAAATCATCAGCGACAGTCAGTTTACATTCAGAACGCAATCTGCAAAAACTAAAAATCTAATGCTGGGTCAACTTACCATCACTAAAAGCGGGAAGAATAAAGTGAAACTATTTCCTCAGCTTCTTGAAAGGCAGGCTGACGGAGTCTTTGATTCAGACGGTCATTTGTCCGCCGATCAGAAAAAAGGTGTTGTCAGTTACATTTATTCTTACAGAAATCAATTTTTAATAATGGATTCAGCAATGCGGCTTAAAAATAAAATGCGGACAATTGACACTATCCAGAAAGCTCAAATTAAAACCAGAGCGCTTTCAGATGGTAGAAACAAAATGGAAAAGCCCCCTTTGAAAGTTAACGGTCAGGCTACTCCATTTATGGGACTAATGTTCAATCCTTCTGAACTGAGGGGTAAAAACGAATCCAAAAAGAGATGGAAAAATAATAAAGTGATCGACATCTACAGAACGGATCAACAGGAATATATCGGAAGCCTGTATATCGAAAAATTCAAAGAAGAAACATTATCAGATTTTCTGGTCACCGAAAAATACTTTTATGCACTTGTTGGTCATCAGCTTATCCGATACCGTATAACAAATTCATTACAAAAACATTTCAAAAACGGGGAAGCCGAAAACCGTAACCAAGAGTAG